TCTGACAACACTGCATGTCGGTTGTCAGTCATCAGCTGTCAGACAGTGTTGCTATTTGTGGCAGACTTTTGCCTTTTGGACAGATTAGACTTTTTATTATGTAGTTACTAGTGTACACCTTGACTAATTAATTTTCACGTTAATGTTTTGATGACAGATTTTAGAAAACTAAATCAAATCTATATTAATTTTGCAACAAActacattttatcccaaaaatggaagagttcccacaggatttttaaaatacataaagtCGTAGGTATCATGTACCTAGTTAGTAAGTAGTTAGTGTAAGATCATATTCTGTTCTTAGTATCTCTTTGAGCATCCCGCGTATTATTAAATGCACTGAACTGCGGCCTGCCCCTAGTCTGTGTGGCAACAATCAACGTTCCACCACCTATAATTTGTTTCCGCAAATTggtttttattgaatttcaaaaCACTTAAACCTTATTTAActagttacaattttttttaaatacatgaaATTACGTGTAAAATATGACTGGCATTTTAGGCATTATCTTAGAATGGTTTGTgtttttacagattttaaaaGTTTCCTGTTTCACCCAATCTAATGGCAGATTCTCTATTTTCGTGATGGTCACACTGCTCTGCTGACAGATGTCACACGTCAATAGCGGCGTGCTAAGAAGTTATTTCTAGGTTATATTGTgttgtttataatttaaaaacatggGAAAAGTTAGGAAACGAAAACCAAAACCAAACAGAATAGACAACAATGAGGCGGTTACCAATTCTGACGAAGAAGAATTACCAGTTGACAGTAAAGAAAACGTGATTCAAACAATAATTGATCAGCTACAggttagattttttatttataaattaattttcacacAGAAAATAGCATAATACTGTATatatttagggttctgtagctgaagggtaccaacgggactctattactaagcctccgctatccctTCGTCTTCCGTTCGACAGCGActatctgtcagcggactgtatcatGAACCGTATTAGCTAGTGTTGAAATCTTcaatgtgtatttcttttgcggctataacaaaacaaataaaaaatttgaaatgtctgccgtgcaaaaaaaaaagtaagcaCAAAGTGTGTAAGTAATATTTTGACTCAGTTGCATCAGTCAGGTGTAGTTATACccattttttacatttatgtcTAAAATCATTGGCGTTGTATCTTATGCGGTGTAACGGACCTACGGACGTAACCTTCACGAACGGGAATGGAACgggagtctgactcacacttgacagGTTTTTATCATGTTGGCTGTTTCAGGCTGCAAATGTTGAAGAAAAATATTGTGGGCTGCAAACATTTGCCATGCTACTAGACAGCAAAGAAAGTTTAGAACAAATGATCAATAGGGGGCTGGTGAAGATGGTGGCTCCACTTCTGCTTGACGCAGCTTCATCAGTCAGAAATGCAGCGGCCGGCTCACTCAGGAATCTGTCGGCTGTCGGTCATCAGATGTGTGATGTTTTGATGGAACATGATGTTATGACATCTTTAGTGTTTTACTATCACCAGGTACGAATGTTTATCTTatcttctatacatataaatatactaGATAGTTTCTACAACTTGgttcatgtggatttaggttttggaaACCCtataggaactctgattttctagcataaaaagtagcctatgtctgtttCCAGCTATCTCTGTAATAAATTGATATTTCCTGCTACTTCATTCTCATGAATTTAGGATTTGAGTATCATGTGGGAACTcaatttcccagaacaaaaattagcctatatccATCCTTGAGATACAAGCTATGTCTGTaccaatttttatcaaaattggttgtaTGGATGGGTGGGCAAAAGTTAGCAGGCAGAacctttttcacatttataataaattcatgggggtaaactaactgactgacacatCAATGTACagcttaatttaattcaattttgcTATATCTTTTCTACTTTGTTTGTCTATGAATATACTAAAAATGTAACTTCTAAAATTTTCCCTCTGAGTGAAGCTGGGGACTTGCCCCAGCTCAGTTCTATTATAAAAAAGATTGGTTTTTGTATCAGATAAATGACTAAACTGATTGAGATAAAAGTTTAACATTTAAAATGTATTACTTATTaagtaagttattattattgtttgtaagTATTGTTAACTATGTCTTTATATCTTTGCAGTACACAGAGACTTGGGTACCGGATGCTAGTTCCAAAAATAAAGATGATTCTGATACATTGGTTCAATGTACTAatcttttattaaacttatgtGAAAGTTCAGGTAAAAATTCACTAAGCAATTAATAAATCAGTAATGCTTGTAGAAATTAgaaatgtatgtaatttttGTGTGTTTTCAAGAATGTAATTTTTAATGGGTGATCAAATTTTACTGATTTCTTCAACAGTGGAATCATTTAttctttaaattcaaatatttaaaagttatataaatacaattttttttttcagaattagCCGTAAAATATCTTGGAGATTCGAAAATATTAGACATATTTCCAAGATACTTAGACATAAGCACATTTGGAGTTGATATTGTTACAGCAATAATGCAGTGCTTGTTTGTCGTTGTTGAGGACAATCCATTGGCTGTTGAAAAGATTAAGAATTCTTCGGAAAAACAGCTGAAAGAATTGCTATTGTTAGAAGCCAATGACCCTTCagctttattaataaaaacccTTGCAGGAGgtgttattattaatatgtgTGGTGGGAACATATCTAGTTTACCACTGGATGTGATGAACCAAATAATTGCAGTATTGGCAAAAACATTGTCCTTGGATCACAGATTAGCATGTAACCAGCTATCAAGTAATGTGCCTTTGAGTAATGCTGCTGGAAAAGTTTTACCTCCTAAGGGTAAAGAAGGCCAGGTTTTGGATAATCAATTAAAGTCTGTTATTCAGATCTTGGATGCACAGCAGAGCGCAATCGAAATTATTGCAAACATTTGCTCATGCGATGGTTAGTTCCGTTAATACCTTCaagtaactttatttattttgtcattcGATTATATTGTACTAAATGATGCACatgactttgtctgtgtggatttaggtttttaataatcttgcagtactctttgattttccgtgttaataatagcctatatccatctctGGAATACAAGCTACCTCTATCTTTTgtagaaatcggttaaacagatgagttatgaaggtaacagacagacagacacactttggcaaTTATAACTTTTGTATTGATATTTTTCAGTGTAAATGCCTTAGTATTATGTACACAAAATATAAGTACTGTTGAATAACAACAAACACAGCCCCATCATTTTTTGATCTAGATTTATGTACATATTGTGTCCTCTAATATAATGAAGATATCTGTATCTGGTATGGAGCTACATTGGATAGTTGTTGTATAGGTAttatcacacttataatattataaaggagaaagtttgtatgtgtgtgtgtgtgtgtgtatgtttgttactccttcacgcaaaaactactggacggattgggctgaaatttagaatggagatagattataccgtggattagcacataggctactttttatctcggaaaatcaaagagttcccacgggaattttaaaaaatctacatccacgcgaatgaagtcgcgggtatcagctagtttcaaattattataaaaaaccaaaaacactaaaaagtagaaaataatttttgtttagctacacatgtaatgtacctaggtatgaagtcgagcgagcatattaaaacaaaattagaaatccaagagtgaagctcgcccgacttcatacctaggtacattacatgtgtagctaaacaaaaataattttctactttttagtgtttttggtttttgaagtcggttttatttttcttttgaaaattttttatttcacaatttttagtggccccactgtactataatatgctatgcccagttaaaaccctactgtttactaagctattacagtgatcgcgagcaatttgctcttatccattgaggagttctgttctccatctccgaagatattcatcagatcttcaccaaatttatatgggaccacctgcacagtataccctttcaaacaaaaaaaaaattttccaaatcggtccaggggtctttgagtaatcggggaacatacataaaaaataaaaaaaaaaataagaaaaaaaagatcccgacgaattgagaacctcctccttttttggaagtcggttaaaaattgttatACATATTTGTACTGTCATGCATGGAACATAGCTTGATCCTCACACAAGTTTAAGGGCTGTTATTATCTTTTGATTTTTTCTAGATTCAGATGACTCTATAGAAGGCCCTGAATCCTCAGATAGTGATGAACCACTGGATGAGGAGATCTGTACTAATGGAGAAGGAATATTACTGGCTGAAGACCGATTACCACCAGAACTGTTAGAAGCCCTCATTTCATTGGAGATATTTGACAAAGTTTGGGCTCGCACACAGTTGCCTCCAGAAAATGTTATGTCAATATTGATAGAATATGAAGGTTCACAGCCAATTTATAAAAAGTAAGCGGGTCTATTACTTTGCATAAAATACAGTTCTACATTTCCATTTTGCCAAATTTTCTTCAAATGTTTGTTGCGTATCTTAAAAACACTGTATATTGTCATTAATTTAGTATGTGATTTCAAacatttacttttaaattattgagCAAAATTTTAGCAACTTTTTTTCATGATCAAAAGGAGAGTAAATATGGTTTTGGAAAAATCTCCAATAGCTATgcaattcaaaatggcgtccACTTTTGAGACTGGCCGCCGCACCGCCaacgcaacgcatcgtgtggcttcaCTGTTAAATTTGTGTATAAAATTTTCAGATTGCACAATTTGCAAACAAGGGCCCTGTTATGTATCAACAATATGTTATTGAGTCTACCAATAGAAAGCCTCGGTGGTGTCAATGGTGTTTATAAAATATGGGTGGATGCAGGCAAACTTGTATTTAAACAGAACTCGGGGAATTTAACCCTCTTGGAATCCGCCACCGCGGTTATGAGAGCTGCTTtggacaaaataaaattaaaaggcaaTGAGAAACCAACTGATTGTAATCTATTCAGTGATTTGGCGCTATCTGACATTGAGGTTTGTTTGTCAAATACTTTTACAGTGGACCCCAGGTGATTCGGCCCCTGTCTAAttcggcaccccctgtaatctgacatttttattattattgaatttactaaagacATACATAgcgaagtatgatttgtacttcagagtatgcaTAACATATAGACTATAAtatactctataatccgacaaattcgatagttcgacaatgcCCTGCAAAaggtttgtcggattaccgggggtccactttAATTTCTTAATATCAAAATGctgcattataatattttttatttacgtgtAATCAAAATGcaaaaactcatttttttacTTGTCTGTTGTTCAGATTATGTTAACTGGAATCAGAGACTGCCAAGAGCCTGAGATAAGGTCAAACCTCATCCGTATGATTGGTATATTGGCATTACTATTAGTTAACAACCTAAATGAAACTACTTCTACCGTAATATGCACTATCACTGACTTTATACTAGAGCAAGCACACAAGGAAAATGACGTATGGGTTTTAGCAGAAGCTATTGACACGTTGGTGGATTTGTATTCGGAAGATGAAACGGATTTGCTAGCAGCTAAGGTTAAACTTGTTGAAAAGTTGTCTGTTTTAGCacctatatttaaaaacaagGTTGGTAGTTGATTTACAGAATAACTATGATTATTAATAAACACGTTACTAATTAGCTTTTTTGTCCATCTGTTTGTTTATCTGTTCTGTACAACTTTCCGATGAGCTATtgacttgaaatttttatacacaatatattcagtaataaattaaattatcaaaaGTTTTCAGATGATTTAGTTAAACAACCAACATACaaatatattgttatttacttaATGTTTTGTTTCCAGGCAAGACAACAAAAGAAGCTTCCGAAGGAGTACAAAGTTCTGGTCACTACGGCAAACTCTAATTTACCAAggttcataaaatataaaaaggcAAGACTTTCGAAACTATGTTAAGTTGTAGTTAGAAATATTTAACCAACTATATgtttatgtataaataatactgtttattttttaataaatcacatttatataaacaaatcgTTTCAGTGATATGGTTAATTTTGTTGTacgcaatctctaaactaaataaaaataaaataaatctttattatcttaacaaaacagtgtttacaaactttaatTAATATGACAGGTCCAAAATCTAAATGTATGGCTGtatctttcataatgctccctgcggaaaaggaGAGCACTAGATTTAAATAAACGTCTTTCTTTCTTTAGGTCACATGAGAGGTTAAGTACAACGGAATTAGTCACATGTAGACTAATAGGGCTGTAGGTGTTGGAGCTACTATTCTATATCGATACCTCGGAAAGTGTGACAGTCAGAGTGACCTcagacctctgattggctgtcaccattgattttagaagcgcCCTCGTCACTTACTAATAATTTAAGTACGTACCTAAAGTCGttgagacttcgtctgtgatggcgtttgctggcgcgcgtgctgtgcttgtttggagtgttttttttttgttaagagtggctggtttttgtgttagttggtgttttttggtggtggaactgactgggaagcgctccaaaggggcgccgcccgtatgtcggcgggcgccccTACTCGgcgggtccatacttgtataaattcaataacttgaaaatatcccaaacttgacattggctaatcagagtaaagccagatttaaagaaaaaaaaaagtcgtTGTTGTTCACAACAAAAAGGTTAGCTGGCAAAGTTAacttacggccaaaattaatgctcaatctatctttaacttgtcaataagttacttagcaaaattgttattttgtcaGAAACGGCCGTACAATTTTCGACAAAtcacaacgttgctaagtaacttatcgacagatcaacgatagattaattttaattttggccgtaaggAGAGttggataggctactttttatcccgaaaaatcagagttcccactggattgctaaaaacctaaatccacgggtgAAGCCACGGGAAtaatctaatttattatttactgtaatatcataggaatttggtaggtaggtatataaaatgatgaagcaaattaatgaaataataatttaattataatcaacaaagtatacaatataatataaatatcccACTCTAGTatactaatttataaatagGAAACTTGTTCATTGcacactatttattatttagtagctACATTAGTTAGGTAAGGACACTTTGGCTTAGGctaatatgtaagtatgtagtTGTGAATCTTACTTTAtgcttatgtaggtatatataatatacattttatataatgTGATGCAATATCATTAGGCGTATCGCAGACTACCGATATCAAAGTCAGACAAGGAAAgacaaatttttcaatttttatatcgCTAGACCCAAGAGTCAAAACTGCAAACTTGATGGTAAACTTGAACATGAATGTATGGCCAGCATAACGCAAGTTTAAAGCACTCCAGTGTATTCAGACCTCATGAGTGATAGGTATGCTAGTGTGCATCAATGAGTCACTGATTCTCAATGTCTATGTCTATAgtgtgcactttgactttacttctgttaaaacgagacggttttatgtcagtagtatatagcgctgtctcgttttaagtgtcttaagtctaagctaagtcgaagtgcgctttatagatctcaacctaactCTGCGACTAACGATGGATAGAAAGTGGTCGTCTGCGCTAGCTCTTatgctttatttaaaaaaaatcataaaatatttcTATGATCGACGGAATGTAAACTCAGGCTTACACGTAACAttagtaaaaattatatttcaatccTTTCAATGGTTACGTAACTGAATTTTTGAAGCAATCATTGCGATTGAtgcattctatttttttttcattggcTGATTCTTTCATTTTATATTGATAAATGTGTGAAACATCCAACAATATTAATTGTTACCCAATATTCAGTTAAATAATAACTACAACGTTCGAATTGACTGCACCAAAATATTACGAATACTATTGAATGATTTATAGAATACAGACTTTAATAAAAAAGGCATTAAAATTACTATGATTGTTATAACGTACATCTATGACACAGTAATTATacaaatagtaattattttatgcGTATATTGATCCCAACGTTATTAAATAAAGTGATGCATCTATTTAACTATCACAATCACACCATATTATACAGCcttaaatagaaaaaatatacctattacctatgtaTTATGGCAAAAACGTTCCTCGAGTATGTAGGAAAAAAGGTAACATTCAGTTCTACGtattcaaattttaataatCCAACTATGAATGACTTATACTTAgtgcaaaataataaaacttaacaattatttatttatctttcatGCCGAGATGCCGATTcaaaaaataatgtattttcaTAGATAAATTAGCTTATTTAACTAAAATGAAATTCTGAGATccaaatacctatttttaaaactagTGTGTGTAAGAACGTTTTagtttatacttatttattttatcaacattGCTTTTGCGAATTTAACCTGGACGTCATGTTGGAATATTACCGTTAGCAGGTGAATTGGATTCTCCATAGTGACTCCGTCTAGGCTTTGGTATTGGATTTGGTGAACTAGTGTCAGGTTTATCAAACTTTTGTCTTATTTCCGACACTGAGAGTCGAGTATTATCGAATGTTAAATCATCTTCTATCAAGGCCGAGTTAAGTTTGCTTATCTCTCTTTCTAATTCTCTCGTGGCTTTATCGATTTCCAAAAATTCCTTTTCCGTGCTTGAAATGGAGTTGTCGATACTCTTTTTTCTTGAATCATCGTACACCTTACACACTACTCTCCGAGGCTCTTCATTGCTGTTAATGTCAACATTTTTACCGTCGTTCAAGTTTGTATGATAAGCCACGTTGCTGCCATCTAAAGTGTACGATAAACTTTTACTTCGTTTGTTTGGTGCTAGTGAGTGAAAGTCTTCTAAATTACCTCGGCGCAGTCTAATTTCGTCCTCGTTCACGCTGGAGTTTCTTCTGTACTTGCTAATGTCTACTTTGGGAAATGAGATTGGAGAGGGAACTTCAGTTCCGGAATCGGGGTCGGGTTCCTTTATTTCTTCAATAACTTGTGTTTTTATATCACTTATATCTTTGATTTCATTACTTTCAGCATTGTTCGTTTTCGTGTTGTCTTCCACAACTTCAATAGATAATTTAGTATCTGGATCCACTTTTTGTTCTACGATAGGCTTTTCTTCATCCTCGACTATTTTGAGTTCCACCTTAAGATTCATCTCTTCAATCTCGTCATCAACGTTGGGTTTCTTTGCATCCTCGCTTTCTGTTATGCTTAGTTCCAAATTTTCAGTAAGCTGTgaaatagaaaaaattgaaattttaattaacgtCGCAGtccatatttttatatttaaaattcttGTTTGAAAATTTTTGGTTCTCGATTGAACTTATAACTCAAGTTTAATTTAGATGATTTTCTTCATTTGTCGATATTATAACATCAAATTAGATAGACTTAAAATTCCTTGTTCGCCTAATTGTTCATAAAGTTTCCACTAGGCGCGCCGCACTGTAGATGTCTACGAAAATGATAAAAACTCTATACACGGAAAGTATTTTACTcgttatttaattaagagatCATTGAATAAAGAATTGACGATTTACAAAATAGATAGGTAGCTGTTATCATGAGAGTTGAGTTAAAGGATATCTACAAACCGAATCATCAGCGTTTAATGTTGGAGGCGGTGCTGGGGCTCGCTTTTTCTTTCGACGTGAAGCTCGTACAGGCGGTATTGGTGCTTCTTCGAAGGGATTCGAGCTCGCCACACTTAGCCGAGATCCAGTAATGTCGCTTCGTGCCATACGTGGTGTTGTACTGAAAATATCAATAGAAATAGataaatacctattacctatactagacgatgcccgctacttcgtccgcgcgaATTGAGGCTTtataagaatcccgtgagaagtttttcattttccgggctttttccgggataaaatgtagccaatATACGTCCCTGGGATGCTAGCTTTTTTGTACCAAATCGGTTAATTGGAAGGGCCGgaaaacttagcagacagacaggcacacttccgcattttataatatgaatgcAGATATTTAAACAGCCAGCCAGTCTGCAGTGGGTTCACGAGTTACCACTTACTTACCCATGTTTTATACAAAATGCATCAAAAACatcttttattaataataataattattgtaatgtgaCCATCCGTAGTTTTACGGTCGCAGACAAGGGTGTCGatggtgtaggtaggtatattatgtccGTGTCAATGGATTTGTTGTCGTCTATTGTCCATTATATTCAAGTGTGAGTTATTTATCACCAGTGACCAGCCCACGACAAACGTTCTTTGTTGTCCGATTTGCATGTCTTAAAGCTTAGATAATACATGTGGCCACAGCCACACACCACATAGGTGGTACGAATTTACATTATGTTATTGTTTCAACAATTGGTTTACGTTacattttatacctattttCCTCCTATAGCCTTATTATTGATGTGCAAGTCaaaaactatgtgccctgtccgTTTCTACTTCAGTTTCAGCCGgtgagctatgtcagttactctggctttcctacggatctcttcCTCATTTATAGAGAGAAATATATTATTAGAGAAACTCtaaagttgaaatctatagaccgcactttgcctttgcttagacttaagttttagttaacagtgtcttaagtctgagtaaagttaaagtgcgctctgtagatctcagcctaagcatagctctctccttCGCTGCGTGACTCAACATTTACTAAGGTTGAAATTGGAACAAAATAAATCTTCTCAAATGCAATTTCTTGCCATCGAACAACGCCATCAAAGCTATACCTACAGACAAGATAAAAGGAATAAAATTACCTAGGCGAATTGGCTTCTGGTAGCGAGGTGCGCAGACGTTCTTGGAAGCGCGAGCGTGGCAGCGGCGTGACTGACCCGCCGTACACATAGCGGTCCGCACGCTCCGGCGAGCCGACCGTGCTGCGGGCTCCGGACGCGCCCGATGAATCTGCAATTTCAAATTAAAAGCTGTAAAAAATCTTTATGCATCAGCGATTTTTTTCATACTAGATATGCCCGGGActtttgtccacgtggatttaaattttgcagaaaCTCCGTGGGAaacctttgatttttccgggataaaaagtaccctatgtcactCCCCTggtctttaattatatccatgcaaaaaattacgtcaatccgttgctccgttgcggtttGATTGAAGGGCAACCCAACAAAAAATGTcttgtattttaattattatgtgtAGTACAAAGAATTAAaagctataatataaataatatataataaaagctATAATATTTTGCTATAAGTAATCATTCAGACAGGCTGCGTAACCGTAACTAAACGCTTCTGCTAGCCGGCTGGTCCGATACGGCTCGGCCATGAAGTTGGATTCTATGGTCCTAGGGCAAATACAACtctgtttttgttattttttgacTTCAAAGTGctataatattgtaggtatttaatcTTACATTGCAAAGCCCTCCTGAACACGATGGGACTGTTGTCTCCGTTGACATGGTTGGTGTGTTTAGAGCTATGCGACGATGTCTGCTCGCCTTTTTTCCCTTTTCTCATAAACGATCGCAAAGACCTGAAAAAAGAAATCAACAGATAATTTAATAAACGTCTAGCAGGTATACGATAGGAAAGATTAGGTACACATCGAATTTTAAAGGGGATAATCGGCAGCTTCGGTTTCGCAAAGCGTTGCctctgtcgttgagactgaCAAATCAACGACAAAACATCACgatataacaattattatgtaagtaactaTAAGTGAAAGAGACGAtgctctttctaaagttcgatgtgtaaCATTTTCTGCTGGGTGCTGTCGTATCTTTCTCATTTCTCCTAGTACGAACTCTGATAGTTTTCGAAATCGAAATTCAACATGGACTGACAAATTACAGTTTTCGAAATCGAATATCAATACGAATATAGAGAATTCGTTACACCTAGTACATACAGCTCTGTCTATAAAGGTTTTACAACTAATAGGCGCCATGTACCTATTTTATGGTACCTACTGAAAGAACGCACGTGTTGGCCGCAATGGACGTGCTGGtgaaataaatgataaaattgatGATTTCAGGTCTGCAGGACGAcagttatcgtacgataacttaACGATTAGGTACCTGATAACATGCCTGGTTCGTTTTGCTGAAATCATTGCCATTTTCAGTTTAGAAAAATGTTGTTCTCAACAATGAAGTTGTTGGTTTTAACAATGAAGTTCCGACtactaaatatttaataacGTTCTTATTATCTACCCACAtattataaggtacctactatattatattgtcaATCACAACTGTTGAATTATTGCTCAGGATCTTTTAGTATAACCTATTTATCTCGTGTGGATGTCTGTAGGCGCAATAAGTGGGTACTGACAAAAATAACAGTTCAGGGCATAAGGATTTAGGTAAGTAGCAAGGTACGTCTTATATAATGCGTTATCCCGTCATGTTTGGATAAACGACGAAGACCCTTAGGTATTTgtctaaattataaaattatttttaaaataacataggtaggtagtaggtacctattacctagtTAACCATAAaagtatcaattattatttattattacataatgCTTCTGCGATCGAGGTAGATAACTACGTGctaggtacgtacctattacGTAGAGAATAAATTGGCATTTTTACGGCACGAGCCTTATAAAAACAAGACATTTCTGCTAACTCATTGTtaggtataagtataaaaataattagtttattaaCAATACCTGTCATTAAAACAGAAAAGGTAGGTTTTTCTAATCATTGAGTCACAGGACCATTTCTTGTATAATATACAATTAGACGCCAgtgaactcaaaaaattaatgaaatagataaattaaataaataaataatataagagACAGTCATTTTCTACCTGCGATGTTTGTAATTTGAAATTACCAATCCAACTGAACTATTACTAAACAGTCATAAACGTGAAGGTATCTACATTTTATAGCGATTGGAATAGTACAAGAAACTATAAAACGACTAGCACATCCGTCCCACACGCTAAAATAGTTGATGCTGTAAACAAGTGCACGCGTATGTTTGACATTAAATCTTGTAGGTCGAGCAGATAAAGCGAGATTTGACCCGATCTTGAACCTACGTGGCGGGCATGCATTATGTGCGCGATAAAGTTAATAAGTGcagtaataaaatgtttcaTATAGCGTAAAGGAGATGCAAGTCTTGCAACTTGCAACAAACTGTTCACCTAAATACCTGATTATAGAACTTTATTAGATTTGAACTCTACGCAAACAGGCAGGATGCTTCGTAAAGATATGTAGAATCATGGCAAAATGACTGCAGGCAGCACCAGAAGGCAAAATACATAGAAA
This genomic stretch from Maniola jurtina chromosome 2, ilManJurt1.1, whole genome shotgun sequence harbors:
- the LOC123869974 gene encoding HEAT repeat-containing protein 3; the encoded protein is MGKVRKRKPKPNRIDNNEAVTNSDEEELPVDSKENVIQTIIDQLQAANVEEKYCGLQTFAMLLDSKESLEQMINRGLVKMVAPLLLDAASSVRNAAAGSLRNLSAVGHQMCDVLMEHDVMTSLVFYYHQYTETWVPDASSKNKDDSDTLVQCTNLLLNLCESSELAVKYLGDSKILDIFPRYLDISTFGVDIVTAIMQCLFVVVEDNPLAVEKIKNSSEKQLKELLLLEANDPSALLIKTLAGGVIINMCGGNISSLPLDVMNQIIAVLAKTLSLDHRLACNQLSSNVPLSNAAGKVLPPKGKEGQVLDNQLKSVIQILDAQQSAIEIIANICSCDDSDDSIEGPESSDSDEPLDEEICTNGEGILLAEDRLPPELLEALISLEIFDKVWARTQLPPENVMSILIEYEGSQPIYKKLHNLQTRALLCINNMLLSLPIESLGGVNGVYKIWVDAGKLVFKQNSGNLTLLESATAVMRAALDKIKLKGNEKPTDCNLFSDLALSDIEIMLTGIRDCQEPEIRSNLIRMIGILALLLVNNLNETTSTVICTITDFILEQAHKENDVWVLAEAIDTLVDLYSEDETDLLAAKVKLVEKLSVLAPIFKNKARQQKKLPKEYKVLVTTANSNLPRFIKYKKARLSKLC
- the LOC123869985 gene encoding uncharacterized protein YDR239C, producing MTTMAGPRKTISIHDYPEHLNPFREEDNHNKIRFWTIGRKLSRSNSITFSGIKDLRNSWSLRSFMRKGKKGEQTSSHSSKHTNHVNGDNSPIVFRRALQYSSGASGARSTVGSPERADRYVYGGSVTPLPRSRFQERLRTSLPEANSPSTTPRMARSDITGSRLSVASSNPFEEAPIPPVRASRRKKKRAPAPPPTLNADDSLTENLELSITESEDAKKPNVDDEIEEMNLKVELKIVEDEEKPIVEQKVDPDTKLSIEVVEDNTKTNNAESNEIKDISDIKTQVIEEIKEPDPDSGTEVPSPISFPKVDISKYRRNSSVNEDEIRLRRGNLEDFHSLAPNKRSKSLSYTLDGSNVAYHTNLNDGKNVDINSNEEPRRVVCKVYDDSRKKSIDNSISSTEKEFLEIDKATRELEREISKLNSALIEDDLTFDNTRLSVSEIRQKFDKPDTSSPNPIPKPRRSHYGESNSPANGNIPT